The Anaerolineae bacterium region ACCATGCGCAGGCGTTCCTCGGTGCTGAACAACAGGTTCTTCTGGGGCTTGTCGTAGACTGCCACCACCACTTGATCGAAGATGCCAGCCGCCCGCCGGGCAATGTCGATGTGGCCGTAGTGAATCGGGTCAAACGTGCCGGGATACAGGGCTATTGTCATCTCATCCCTTCTCGCGGTGGGAATACGGGCCGCCTTGTCGCCGGCCCAGACTTTACTATAATTCGCCTTCATTCTAACACAATCCATGGGCATCGTCAACTATGTGACGGGCTCGCGAATGTTAAAACTTATGCCCTGGGGCGGGGTGTTTGACAGTCCCGTCGTCATCTGATATATTGGCGGCATGCGAGCGACAAAACTCTTCTGGAACACGCTTCGACAAGCGCCGGCGGGGGTTGACCTCCCCGGCCAGCAGTTGTTACTGCGCGCCGGCCTGCTCCGTTCGCCGGCGCCCACCGTCTGGACGCTTCTTCCGCTCGGCCAGCAGGGATGGGAGCGACTGCTGGCTTGCACTGCGCAGGTGGCCCAGGATGCCGGCGCACAGCCGGTCACTTTTCCCTGGGCGCGGCCGCCAGAATCTGAGAGCGGCAGGGGCGCGCGGTGGCGCTGCGGCGAGCCGGCCGGCTGGGCCGCCTGGGACCTGGCGTCGCGTGAACTGCGTTCCTACCGCCAGCTTCCTCAGCTCTGGTACGCGGTACAGCCCCATATGTCCGCCCATGTCAATACCCGCGCCGGCCTGCTGGGCGGCGCGCTGAGCCGCCGGCTGGAGCTGTTCGGGCTGTATGCGTCGCTGGATGAGGCGCTGGCCGGCCAGGATGCCCTCGCCAGGGCCTACGGTGCGCTGTGGAGCCGCCTGGAGCTTCCCCTCGCCGCCGTTGCGGCCGGCCCCCGGGGGGCTGTCGCCTGGCTGTGGGAACATCCCGACGGCGAAACAGCCTTTTTCCGCTGTGCGCGCTGTGGGTATGCCGGT contains the following coding sequences:
- a CDS encoding adenylyltransferase/cytidyltransferase family protein — translated: MTIALYPGTFDPIHYGHIDIARRAAGIFDQVVVAVYDKPQKNLLFSTEERLRMV